The Gammaproteobacteria bacterium genome has a window encoding:
- a CDS encoding aspartate aminotransferase family protein, with protein sequence YILLAERLNALAPGDFQKKSLFFSAGGEAVENAVKIARYFTQRPGLITFTNGYHGRSYMGMGLSARMDPFKIGFRPFPTEIYRIPFPDKYHKITLDDTKRAFGTLFGSDIEPTQIAAAIFEPVQGEGGYNVAEPAFLEYLRELCDEHEIVMVADEIQSAFGRTGKMFAMEHFDIAPDLTCVGKSMGGGLPLSGIVGRSSIIDSVPPGGLGGTFGGNPVACAAALAVLDVIDEESLLEKGLRLGTQINTHFRELADRHTCIGDIRGLGCMNAIEIVSDRKSREPAGELTAEIVKVALSKGLILVTAGSARNVIRILVPLSVSTEIIDEGMSILETSISEAVSQAS encoded by the coding sequence TATATTCTGCTTGCGGAAAGACTGAATGCTTTGGCACCCGGTGACTTCCAAAAGAAATCGTTGTTTTTTTCCGCGGGTGGGGAGGCTGTCGAAAATGCTGTTAAAATTGCCCGGTATTTCACTCAACGTCCCGGGTTGATTACTTTTACCAATGGCTATCATGGTCGTTCCTACATGGGGATGGGTTTAAGTGCACGGATGGATCCCTTTAAGATTGGATTTCGGCCTTTCCCAACAGAAATTTATCGAATTCCATTTCCGGACAAGTATCACAAGATAACGCTTGATGACACCAAGCGTGCATTTGGAACATTGTTTGGAAGTGATATTGAACCTACGCAAATCGCCGCCGCTATCTTTGAGCCAGTTCAAGGAGAAGGAGGCTACAACGTTGCAGAGCCAGCGTTCTTAGAATATCTGCGCGAACTTTGTGATGAACATGAAATCGTCATGGTTGCCGACGAGATTCAGTCAGCGTTTGGTCGCACCGGGAAGATGTTTGCCATGGAACACTTTGATATTGCGCCTGATCTAACATGTGTTGGAAAAAGCATGGGTGGCGGACTTCCATTGTCAGGTATTGTTGGACGCTCAAGTATCATTGATAGTGTCCCGCCAGGTGGTCTTGGTGGCACATTTGGTGGTAACCCTGTTGCGTGTGCTGCGGCGCTAGCCGTTCTTGATGTTATTGATGAAGAGAGTCTGCTCGAAAAGGGACTCAGGTTGGGTACTCAAATTAACACTCACTTCAGAGAATTGGCTGACAGGCACACTTGTATAGGCGATATACGAGGGCTGGGATGCATGAATGCAATCGAAATAGTTAGTGACCGCAAATCTCGTGAACCGGCTGGCGAACTCACAGCTGAGATCGTCAAGGTAGCACTTTCAAAAGGCTTAATCCTGGTGACGGCAGGGTCGGCGCGGAATGTCATACGCATACTTGTTCCATTGTCCGTATCAACAGAAATTATTGACGAAGGAATGAGTATTCTTGAGACATCAATCAGCGAGGCCGTGTCTCAGGCATCCTGA